From Triticum urartu cultivar G1812 chromosome 2, Tu2.1, whole genome shotgun sequence, a single genomic window includes:
- the LOC125539342 gene encoding cyclin-B2-1-like, translating into MERAGENRRPVVGKPVPSVREMGNRRPLKELNNLAGAHPYPRAIAKKPMLEKSGRDEKKPALVSHRPMTRKLALLLENKEQLVHPATAADAAKPGVDPQDEPIPDDTDEEIESAEDDTDMDEEEQEDIVDDVSLMDIDSVDSGNPLAATEYVEEIYRFYRENEKMSCVRPDYMSSQEDINEKMRAILIDWLIEVHYKFELMDETLFLTVNIIDRYLEKQVVPRKKLQLVGVTAMLLACKYEEVSVPVVEDLVLISDRAYTKGQILEMEKSVLNALEYNMSVPTPYVFMRRFLKAADSDKQLQLVSFFMLELCLVEYQMLKYCPSLLAAAAVYTAQCAINRCWQWTKICETHSRYTRDQLIECSKMMVQFHQKAAGGKLTGVHRKYSTFKFGCVTKVEPAHFLLGG; encoded by the exons ATGGAGAGGGCCGGGGAGAACCGGAGGCCGGTGGTGGGCAAGCCCGTGCCCAGCGTCCGAG AGATGGGGAATCGGAGGCCGCTCAAGGAACTCAACAACCTCGCGGGGGCTCACCCGTACCCCCGCGCCATCGCCAAGAAGCCGATGCTAGA gAAGAGTGGGAGGGATGAGAAGAAGCCAGCATTGGTGAGCCATCGTCCTATGACGAG GAAACTCGCCCTCTTATTGGAGAACAAAGAACAACTTGTCCATCCGGCCACCGCAGCTGATGCAGCAAAACCCGGAGTTGATCCCCAGGATGAGCCCATCCccgatgacactgatgaagagaTCGAGTCGGCCGAGGACGATACTGACATG GATGAGGAAGAACAGGAGGATATTGTGGATGATGTATCCCTCATGGACATCGACAGCGTCGACTCCGGGAATCCGCTGGCCGCAACTGAGTATGTCGAAGAGATTTACAGGTTCTACAGAGAAAATGAG AAAATGAGCTGTGTGCGTCCTGATTACATGTCCAGTCAAGAAGACATAAATGAAAAGATGAGAGCTATTTTGATAGATTGGCTCATTGAG GTTCATTACAAGTTTGAGTTGATGGATGAGACACTCTTTCTTACCGTGAACATAATAGACAGATACTTGGAAAAACAAGTGGTGCCAAGGAAGAAGTTGCAGTTAGTTGGAGTGACAGCTATGCTTCTTGCTTGTAAATATGAGGAAGTCTCAGTTCCAGTTGTTGAAGATTTAGTGCTCATTTCTGACCGGGCTTACACTAAAGGACAGATTCTTGAAATG GAAAAGTCGGTCCTAAACGCTCTGGAGTACAACATGTCTGTACCAACGCCATATGTTTTTATGAGAAGGTTCCTGAAGGCAGCTGATTCTGACAAGCAG CTGCAGCTAGTTTCTTTCTTCATGCTTGAGCTCTGCCTGGTTGAATACCAAATGCTCAAGTACTGCCCTTCGCTGCTTGCTGCCGCTGCAGTTTACACTGCACAGTGTGCTATCAATCGCTGCTGGCAGTGGACAAAGATCTGCGAGACACATAGCAGATACACTAGAGATCAGCTCAT TGAGTGCTCCAAAATGATGGTACAATTCCACCAGAAGGCAGCAGGGGGCAAGCTTACAGGCGTTCACAGGAAATACAGTACATTCAAGTTTGGTTGTGTGACGAAAGTGGAGCCTGCGCACTTCTTGCTGGGGGGATGA
- the LOC125539343 gene encoding protein LAZ1-like, whose amino-acid sequence MRVKLELLMPLMAQYKTPAWATLVAGFFVLLALSLSMYLIFEHLSAYNNPEEQKFVLGVILMVPCYAIESYVSLVDPNITVYCGILREGYEALAMYCFGRYITACLGGEEKTIAFLKREGGSDSRQPLLHHASEKGIIHHHFPVNYILKPWRMGTRFYQIIKFGIFQYVIIKTLTASLSLFLEAFGVYCEGEFNLRCGYPYFAAILNFSQFWALYCLVEWYTATKDELAHIKPLAKFLSFKSIVFLTWWQGVVIAIMYSLGLLRSPLAQSLQLKSSIQDFIICIEMGIASAVHLYVFPAKPYELLVNQSPGNISVLGDYASSDPIDPEEVKESNRPSKMKLPQFEPDERSATNIKESVRDFVVGSGEYVIQDFKFTVNQAVRPVEKRFDKLLKKKDKYKNTQDDNWVSAASPERPVRGIDDPLLSGSTSDSGVLKGKKQRRVVSTVATADSWGGGDKTPDGYEIRGRRWAVKN is encoded by the exons ATGAGGGTCAAGCTTGAGCTCCTCATGCCCCTGATGGCGCAATACAAAACACCCGCATGGGCCACATTGGTCGCCGGGTTCTTTGTGCTGCTTGCCCTTTCCCTCTCCATGTACCTGATATTTGAGCATCTATCGGCATACAACAACCCAGAG GAACAGAAATTTGTTCTGGGTGTTATTTTGATGGTCCCTTGCTATGCAATTGAGTCG TATGTTTCTTTGGTAGATCCAAATATCACTGTTTACTGTGGCATCTTGCGCGAGGGTTACGAAGCATTAGCTATGTACTGCTTTGGAAGATATATCACTGCATGTTTAG GTGGGGAAGAAAAAACGATAGCCTTTTTGAAGAGGGAAGGCGGCTCAGATTCTAGGCAACCCCTTTTGCATCATGCTTCCGAGAAAGGAATTATACACCATCATTTTCCCGTGAATTATATTTTGAAACCCTGGCGAATGGGGACGCGATTTTACCAGATTATCAAATTTGGAATCTTCCAATAT GTGATTATAAAGACACTCACAGCTAGCTTATCTCTTTTTCTAGAAGCTTTTGGTGTATATTGTGAAGGTGAATTCAATTTACGATGTGG ATACCCTTATTTTGCTGCAATCCTGAATTTCAGTCAATTTTGGGCCCTATACTGTTTAGTAGAATGGTACACAGCTACCAAGGACGAATTGGCACATATAAAACCTCTGGCTAAGTTTCTTTCGTTCAAGTCAATAGTATTCTTGACTTGGTGGCAAGGGGTGGTGATTGCAATAATGTATTCTTTGGGCCTGCTTAGAAGTCCTTTAGCCCAGAGCTTGCAGTTAAAATCAAGTATTCAAGATTTTATTATCTGCATAGAG ATGGGCATTGCGTCAGCTGTTCACCTCTATGTGTTCCCTGCTAAACCCTATGAGCTCTTAGTTAACCAGTCACCTGGAAACATTTCAGTCCTTGGAGATTACGCATCCTCTGACCCTATAGATCCTGAAGAAGTCAAGGAGAGTAACCGGCCGAGCAAAATGAAGCTTCCACAGTTCGAACCGGATGAGAGAAGTGCAACAAACATAAAAGAGAGTGTTCGCGACTTTGTGGTTGGCAGTGGGGAATAT GTGATCCAGGATTTTAAGTTCACTGTTAACCAAGCAGTGCGACCGGTGGAGAAGCGGTTTGATAAACTGCTGAAAAAGAAAGACAAGTATAAGAACACCCAGGATGACAACTGGGTGAGTGCAGCATCGCCAGAGAGACCGGTTCGTGGCATCGATGATCCGCTATTAAGCGGGAGCACAAGTGACAGCGGGGTCTTGAAGGGCAAAAAGCAACGTAGAGTTGTCAGCACAGTTGCTACCGCGGATAGTTGGGGAGGTGGTGATAAGACGCCTGATGGCTACGAGATAAGGGGCCGCCGCTGGGCAGTGAAGAATTGA